From one Chryseobacterium sp. 3008163 genomic stretch:
- a CDS encoding T9SS type A sorting domain-containing protein, with amino-acid sequence MKGKVSKNLIAIFCLASLNGYSKNSLEKDRDFGTSKPYSFIEKDTLDKISGNVNDELLSQSRVAVAPDWTKAPNSYIFDPAQNGEGLYIPVKKAYEMWRSYKYLASAGAIKGKISAEVLWEDVHGLVKSGTNYNLEIVDSGENGKIKVMINKAKKGNAVVAFRVNGEIFWSWHIWVTDDPTNGSTYKSFAGVKRERKNGIIEDIPDAEWKWMDRNLGAMTNSNTSGDWNRSGGLLYQWGRKDPIPPLVMKGEDFYEVSGTIGRVRHRGAKNFTNAINFDALRKFVLFSNATLSNNLQLSVKNPLSLIYVNKDDNSGPAYYNNNANLMVNWFGRAAGVNDSRLPELNLWSDNSKGILATDYNNDNSAAPYRDKSPFDPCPNGWRIPSMLVANLASDASVDDIRIDYSPFGVRTNLGKNAFEANGYHIVKPNDANTPSFMTGFKLYSNVGFDLSNIDGNNMGIFPGTGQLAINSQAGQYTDQHHVSLWTATMTRFFDTTPAVGARALFMLPDKYQNDIPDPANPSVKGRYFYIPTSSSKTSDANGCRCVKDPLYVVNGYDFPTQYLNANVEYTEGLNNPNTYQVVKNTALSTIEIPVSKAFSAQSQLLNNPAILNPASFNNLKANVLWTTNTGLINAVTISNPSPSSTLGLANSKILVTLNPNQSGNAVVTLHNGNITNPIYWSWHIWVTDTAIGSYNYTTETPNAVATNYVNYVPKGDVLKTEFMDRNLGATDAFPIVANPLTPTAAEYAKIRASTGLQYQWGRKDPIPSFQHADTRASYNVFLGNVNANGGVAYTTLTLGTYNSLPGNYIVPYDTYTNTSNANVLATDKTSDKIAKVLSYSVKNPLVYMIPSAFAPYNSAVPNYTNGTDWLLNEPNVAADRWGRGGEKSPFDPCPEGWRIPDLTAVAILANRDYGISPWYKIDKKVATPYSVINDYAGVRVRNTTTTTIGYMFNDASYSVGNYPNSGSRGFRSVTANQTASGTFTVNNFQYPGVWTAALNSNYIGRPINILFDAASSANRLIAFHDNNDPYFGMNCRCVKVKYDQNGNESGPIPAIPVTAGASVKASNVFTKNEIAEITKENKITLFPNPVKDVLYIKATDNKDYHYQIYNASGQMVKSGKFEDTKTDVSSLVQGVYLVRINNSETVVKIVKK; translated from the coding sequence ATGAAAGGTAAAGTAAGTAAGAACCTAATAGCAATATTTTGCTTAGCTTCTTTAAATGGTTATTCTAAAAATAGTTTAGAAAAAGACAGAGATTTTGGTACATCTAAACCGTATAGCTTTATTGAAAAGGATACTTTAGATAAAATCTCAGGGAATGTAAATGACGAGTTGCTTAGTCAATCGCGTGTTGCGGTAGCTCCGGACTGGACGAAAGCTCCTAATAGTTATATTTTTGACCCCGCTCAAAACGGTGAAGGATTGTATATTCCTGTCAAAAAAGCCTATGAAATGTGGCGTAGCTACAAATATTTGGCAAGTGCAGGAGCTATAAAAGGTAAAATTAGTGCTGAAGTACTCTGGGAAGACGTTCATGGTCTTGTAAAATCGGGAACAAACTATAATTTAGAAATTGTAGACTCTGGTGAAAACGGGAAAATAAAAGTCATGATCAACAAAGCAAAAAAAGGAAATGCTGTTGTGGCTTTTAGAGTAAATGGCGAGATTTTCTGGTCTTGGCATATCTGGGTCACAGATGATCCTACCAACGGCTCTACTTACAAAAGTTTTGCTGGTGTAAAAAGAGAAAGAAAAAACGGAATAATAGAAGATATTCCCGATGCCGAATGGAAATGGATGGACAGGAATTTAGGAGCCATGACCAACAGCAATACCAGCGGTGATTGGAATCGCAGCGGAGGACTTCTTTACCAATGGGGGAGGAAAGATCCTATTCCGCCTTTGGTAATGAAAGGAGAAGATTTTTATGAGGTTTCGGGTACTATCGGAAGGGTAAGACACAGAGGTGCAAAAAATTTCACAAATGCGATAAATTTTGATGCTCTCAGAAAATTTGTATTGTTTTCTAATGCTACTTTAAGCAATAATCTTCAGCTTTCTGTTAAAAATCCTTTAAGCTTAATTTATGTCAATAAAGATGACAATTCGGGACCTGCTTATTACAACAATAATGCAAATTTGATGGTCAATTGGTTTGGTAGAGCTGCGGGCGTTAATGACAGCAGATTACCAGAACTTAATTTATGGTCAGACAATTCAAAAGGTATTTTAGCAACAGACTATAACAATGATAATAGTGCCGCGCCTTATAGAGATAAATCTCCATTTGATCCATGCCCGAATGGCTGGAGAATTCCTTCAATGCTTGTTGCTAATTTAGCATCAGATGCTTCCGTAGATGATATCAGGATAGATTATTCGCCTTTTGGGGTGAGAACCAATTTAGGTAAAAATGCTTTTGAAGCTAATGGTTATCATATTGTAAAGCCAAACGATGCCAATACGCCTTCATTTATGACTGGATTCAAATTATATTCTAATGTCGGTTTCGATTTATCCAACATCGACGGAAATAACATGGGAATTTTTCCTGGGACAGGGCAATTAGCCATTAACTCTCAGGCAGGTCAGTACACCGATCAGCATCATGTTTCGTTATGGACAGCAACGATGACAAGATTTTTTGACACGACTCCGGCGGTAGGAGCAAGAGCACTATTTATGCTTCCCGATAAATATCAGAATGATATTCCGGATCCTGCTAACCCCAGCGTGAAAGGTAGATATTTTTACATTCCCACATCAAGCAGTAAAACATCCGATGCCAATGGCTGTAGATGTGTGAAAGATCCTTTGTATGTGGTGAATGGATATGATTTCCCTACACAATATTTGAATGCCAATGTAGAATATACAGAAGGTTTAAATAATCCGAATACGTATCAGGTTGTAAAAAACACTGCTTTGTCAACAATTGAAATTCCAGTTTCTAAGGCATTTTCTGCTCAGAGTCAATTGTTAAATAACCCTGCGATTCTTAATCCTGCAAGTTTTAATAATTTAAAAGCAAATGTTTTATGGACAACCAATACAGGTTTAATTAATGCGGTTACGATTAGTAATCCTTCACCAAGCTCAACTTTAGGTCTTGCTAATTCTAAAATTTTAGTGACTTTAAATCCCAATCAGAGCGGAAATGCTGTGGTTACTTTGCATAATGGAAACATCACGAATCCTATTTACTGGTCTTGGCATATTTGGGTTACAGATACGGCAATTGGTTCTTACAATTACACCACAGAAACACCTAATGCAGTAGCAACTAATTATGTGAATTATGTTCCCAAAGGAGATGTTTTAAAAACAGAATTTATGGATAGAAACCTTGGCGCAACAGATGCATTCCCGATTGTGGCTAATCCGTTAACGCCAACTGCGGCGGAATATGCAAAAATAAGAGCTTCTACAGGTTTGCAGTATCAGTGGGGAAGAAAAGATCCTATTCCATCATTTCAACATGCAGATACAAGAGCTTCTTACAATGTATTTTTAGGAAATGTAAATGCGAATGGCGGTGTTGCTTACACGACGCTTACTTTAGGTACTTACAATAGTCTTCCAGGTAATTATATTGTTCCTTACGACACCTATACAAATACTTCAAATGCGAATGTTTTAGCGACTGATAAAACTTCAGACAAAATAGCAAAAGTGCTGTCCTATTCAGTTAAAAATCCTTTGGTGTATATGATTCCGAGTGCTTTTGCTCCTTACAACAGTGCAGTTCCAAATTATACAAACGGAACAGATTGGCTTTTAAATGAACCAAATGTCGCCGCAGACCGATGGGGAAGAGGTGGCGAAAAATCTCCTTTTGATCCTTGTCCGGAAGGCTGGAGGATTCCTGATCTTACAGCTGTAGCAATCCTTGCAAATCGCGATTATGGAATTTCACCTTGGTATAAAATAGATAAAAAAGTAGCAACGCCATACAGTGTAATTAATGATTATGCAGGGGTAAGAGTGAGAAATACTACCACAACTACAATTGGTTATATGTTTAATGATGCAAGTTATTCTGTGGGGAATTATCCTAATTCAGGATCGCGTGGTTTCAGAAGTGTGACGGCTAATCAGACTGCATCAGGAACATTTACGGTAAATAATTTCCAATATCCGGGAGTATGGACGGCTGCTTTGAATTCAAATTACATCGGAAGACCAATCAATATACTTTTTGATGCTGCTTCATCCGCAAACCGTTTGATTGCCTTTCATGACAATAACGATCCGTATTTCGGAATGAATTGCCGTTGTGTAAAAGTTAAGTATGATCAAAACGGAAACGAATCCGGACCTATTCCTGCAATTCCGGTTACTGCAGGAGCTTCGGTAAAAGCTTCTAATGTTTTCACTAAAAATGAAATTGCTGAGATTACCAAAGAAAACAAAATCACATTGTTTCCGAATCCTGTGAAAGATGTATTGTATATAAAAGCTACGGATAATAAAGATTATCACTATCAAATTTATAATGCTTCGGGTCAGATGGTGAAATCTGGTAAGTTTGAAGATACCAAGACCGATGTTTCTTCGCTTGTGCAGGGAGTTTATTTAGTGAGAATCAATAATTCTGAAACTGTAGTGAAGATTGTGAAAAAATAA
- a CDS encoding MMPL family transporter — protein sequence MCLFFASKINFEEDINQIIPKSEKSDLTAKVLKQLNFSDKIIVIIEKKSKDDNFQLSETADQFLEKTQPLQKYIGSIQGKVNDNEISETFDFVNQNLPLFLDKNDYKEIERKLNKDSIAKQVENNYVSLVSPTSLVTKEFIKKDPLGITFLGIKKLNALNISKDFKLEDNYVVTKDGKNLLLFIEPKNKSNDTKNNEAFVNQLNEIKDNLNKEFKGKTEISYFGSPVIAVANAQQIKKDIQNTVIISMTVLMILLIYYFRSFFTPIVIFLPTLFSVLLALMVLYFIKDKISAISLSVGAILIGITIDYALHILTHYKHNNNIEELYKEITQPIILSSATTAVSFLCLVFVRSEALKDLGLFASITVLFSSVLALIIVPQLYHPKEKSNQLNTNFIDKIGHYPYEKNKPLIIGCSLVIIACLFGFRHVGFNEDIGDLNYIPKDLKISEAKLEKLSDITSKSIYTISYGNSEEEALARNSDLSQFLEKEKKEGKILSYNSLGNIVFSEKDQQKKVAIWQKFWNENKKNQTVSELVNNGNKFGFNSSAFDQFNENLNKNYSTVSLKDYEKIKALQISEFLSQENGFYTVSNVVKVDEKKRDAFIKDVEKKHDAIAIDRQQMNENFLGLLKRDFNTLINYSLLAILLTIIVFFRNFELTLLTMFPIVLTGVVTAGILYFLGLELNIFSTVVCTLVFGVGDDFSIFLTKAMQKEHTTGKNELPTYRISIILAVFTTILSIGSLIFAKHPALHSLALVALIGMLSVIIITSTLYPFWFRFLIINRTKKGLSPITLRLLARSVLSFIYYGLGGLFFSFFGHFFVRKAKGKTLNFIKKSIALFLKSVLHLSPFVKKKVITNPKEDFSKPAIIIANHTSFLDTLAIAMATHKIVYLVNDWVYDSPVFGKLVKALGFYPVSQGIENGKEKLKEKIDQGYSLVVFPEAERSYTNDVKRFHKGAFYLAEEFGLDILPLYIHGNSEVLPKGDFIIYDGDIIVKVGDRISKNDLSFGTTYKERAKKINFYFRNEFAKLRNEIEDENYFKKKLFLSFLYKETEVVKEVKQDFKRNKSVYFELNKHIAKDANILHIADDFGQKDALITLQQAGRRVFSLIENEEKRQIAENNYVVKTRKINYIKNTSEIVKDIDVLLISDPKFNVTEITQLPETVIFVNTENIIFENPSFNLVFTSESIRVFRHE from the coding sequence TTGTGTTTATTTTTTGCTTCAAAAATCAACTTTGAAGAAGACATTAATCAAATCATTCCCAAAAGCGAAAAGTCTGATTTGACGGCGAAAGTTCTGAAACAACTTAATTTTTCAGACAAAATCATCGTCATTATCGAAAAAAAATCGAAAGACGACAACTTTCAGTTATCCGAAACAGCTGATCAATTTTTAGAAAAAACTCAGCCTTTACAGAAATACATCGGCTCGATTCAGGGAAAGGTGAATGATAATGAGATTTCAGAAACCTTTGATTTTGTCAATCAGAATCTCCCTTTATTTTTAGACAAAAACGATTACAAAGAAATTGAAAGGAAGCTCAACAAAGACAGCATTGCAAAACAAGTTGAGAACAATTATGTTTCATTAGTTTCTCCGACGAGTTTGGTGACGAAAGAATTCATTAAAAAAGACCCACTCGGAATTACCTTTTTAGGAATCAAAAAACTGAACGCTTTAAACATCAGTAAAGATTTTAAACTTGAAGACAATTACGTTGTAACCAAAGATGGAAAAAACCTTCTGCTTTTTATCGAACCAAAAAATAAAAGCAACGACACCAAAAACAATGAGGCTTTTGTCAATCAGCTGAACGAAATCAAAGACAACCTCAACAAAGAATTCAAAGGAAAAACAGAGATCAGCTATTTTGGCTCACCGGTAATTGCTGTTGCGAATGCCCAACAAATCAAGAAAGACATTCAGAATACGGTTATTATTTCGATGACTGTGCTAATGATTTTATTGATTTATTATTTTAGAAGTTTTTTCACACCCATCGTTATTTTTCTTCCGACTTTATTTTCGGTATTGCTCGCGTTGATGGTTTTGTATTTTATTAAAGATAAAATTTCAGCCATTTCATTAAGCGTCGGAGCCATTTTAATTGGAATTACGATTGATTACGCACTCCATATTCTGACGCATTACAAGCACAACAATAATATTGAAGAACTTTACAAAGAAATTACCCAACCGATTATTCTGAGCAGCGCAACGACGGCAGTTTCATTTTTATGCTTGGTTTTTGTACGTTCTGAAGCGTTGAAAGATTTAGGACTTTTTGCTTCGATTACAGTTTTGTTTTCGTCAGTTTTAGCTTTAATAATTGTCCCGCAATTGTATCATCCGAAGGAAAAATCAAATCAACTAAACACAAACTTTATAGACAAAATCGGGCATTATCCTTACGAGAAAAACAAACCTTTGATTATTGGCTGTTCGCTTGTGATTATTGCATGTTTGTTTGGTTTTAGGCACGTTGGTTTCAATGAAGATATCGGCGACCTTAATTACATTCCGAAAGATTTAAAAATAAGTGAGGCAAAACTTGAAAAATTGTCTGACATCACTTCAAAATCTATTTACACCATTTCTTACGGAAATTCTGAGGAAGAAGCTTTAGCAAGAAATTCAGATTTGAGTCAGTTTTTAGAGAAAGAAAAAAAAGAAGGGAAAATTTTAAGCTACAATTCCCTTGGGAATATTGTTTTCTCTGAAAAGGATCAACAGAAAAAAGTAGCAATCTGGCAAAAATTCTGGAACGAAAACAAGAAAAACCAAACCGTTTCTGAATTGGTCAATAACGGAAATAAATTTGGTTTTAACAGTTCTGCTTTTGACCAGTTTAATGAAAATTTAAATAAAAACTACTCTACTGTAAGTTTAAAAGATTACGAAAAAATAAAAGCACTTCAAATCTCAGAATTTCTCAGTCAGGAAAATGGTTTTTACACCGTATCGAATGTGGTGAAAGTGGATGAAAAGAAACGTGATGCTTTCATCAAAGACGTCGAAAAGAAACATGATGCCATCGCCATCGACCGCCAGCAAATGAATGAGAACTTTTTAGGCTTGCTGAAGAGAGATTTCAACACCTTAATCAATTACTCATTGTTGGCAATTCTTCTTACGATTATTGTTTTCTTCAGAAATTTTGAATTGACGCTTCTCACCATGTTTCCGATTGTTTTGACGGGAGTTGTGACCGCGGGAATTCTCTATTTTTTAGGATTAGAACTCAACATTTTCAGCACCGTTGTCTGCACTTTGGTTTTCGGGGTTGGTGATGATTTCAGTATTTTCCTTACGAAAGCGATGCAGAAAGAACATACGACAGGGAAAAATGAACTCCCTACGTATAGAATTTCAATTATTCTGGCAGTTTTCACAACAATTCTTTCTATTGGTTCTTTGATCTTTGCAAAACATCCGGCTTTACATTCTTTAGCTTTGGTTGCATTGATTGGAATGCTCTCTGTGATTATCATTACTTCAACTTTGTATCCGTTTTGGTTTAGGTTTTTAATTATCAATAGAACTAAAAAAGGACTTTCACCGATAACTTTGAGATTGTTGGCACGTTCCGTTCTGTCATTTATTTATTATGGTCTGGGTGGACTTTTCTTCTCATTTTTCGGACATTTTTTTGTGAGAAAAGCCAAAGGAAAAACTTTAAATTTCATAAAAAAATCAATTGCTTTATTCTTAAAATCAGTGTTACATCTTTCACCTTTCGTAAAGAAAAAAGTAATTACAAACCCGAAAGAAGATTTCAGCAAACCTGCAATCATCATCGCCAATCATACATCATTCTTAGATACTTTGGCTATTGCGATGGCAACACATAAAATTGTTTATCTGGTCAATGATTGGGTCTATGATTCTCCGGTTTTTGGCAAACTTGTAAAGGCTTTAGGATTTTATCCGGTTTCTCAAGGCATCGAAAATGGAAAGGAAAAATTAAAGGAAAAAATTGACCAGGGTTATTCATTAGTCGTTTTCCCAGAAGCAGAAAGATCTTATACGAATGATGTAAAACGCTTCCATAAAGGTGCTTTTTATCTTGCAGAAGAATTTGGTTTAGATATTTTACCACTTTACATACATGGGAATTCTGAAGTTTTACCAAAAGGTGATTTTATTATTTACGATGGCGATATTATTGTGAAAGTTGGTGACAGAATCAGCAAAAACGACTTATCATTTGGAACGACTTATAAAGAAAGAGCTAAAAAAATCAATTTTTATTTCAGAAATGAATTTGCCAAGCTAAGAAATGAAATTGAAGACGAAAATTATTTTAAAAAGAAATTATTTTTGAGCTTTCTCTATAAAGAAACCGAAGTTGTAAAAGAAGTCAAACAGGATTTCAAAAGAAATAAATCTGTTTATTTTGAACTGAACAAACATATTGCAAAAGATGCAAACATCTTACACATCGCAGATGATTTTGGTCAAAAGGATGCTTTGATAACGCTTCAGCAAGCCGGAAGAAGAGTTTTCAGTTTAATTGAAAATGAAGAAAAAAGACAAATTGCAGAAAACAATTATGTCGTTAAAACAAGAAAAATAAATTACATCAAAAACACTTCTGAAATCGTCAAAGACATTGATGTTCTTTTGATTTCAGATCCCAAATTTAATGTAACCGAAATCACTCAGCTTCCAGAAACCGTTATTTTTGTAAACACTGAAAATATTATTTTTGAAAACCCTTCATTTAACTTAGTGTTCACTTCGGAATCAATAAGAGTATTCCGACACGAATAA
- a CDS encoding beta-ketoacyl-ACP synthase III — MYDVFITKASTYLPNEPVSNDEMESYLGLVNNTPSKARALILRNNKITTRYYALDKNGESTHSNAQITAKAVEGLFDENFKKEDLKLLSVGTTSPDQIQPSHASMVHGELNIGRSIEINTATGLCNSGMNALNYGFLSIKAGVQETAVCAGSEKMSSWMTADKFDHEAENLKLLEERPIIAFKREFLRWMLSDGAGAFLLQNKPRENEISLKIDWIDFYSYAHEIEACMYSGCEKQEDGSLKSWADYPSDEWLKQSIFALKQDTKILDKYILVKGAESLRASFDKHQLDPESVDHVLAHISSGYFKEGLKEEFANVGLDFPWEKWFYNLSEIGNIGAGSIFVAVEQLMNSGKLKKGEKILLCVPESGRFAYSCSLLTVV; from the coding sequence ATGTACGACGTATTTATAACAAAAGCTTCAACATACTTGCCGAATGAGCCGGTTTCGAATGACGAAATGGAAAGCTATCTTGGCTTGGTAAATAATACACCCTCTAAAGCGAGAGCTTTAATTCTAAGGAACAATAAAATCACTACGAGATATTACGCTTTAGATAAAAACGGAGAATCTACTCACTCTAATGCTCAGATTACCGCAAAGGCAGTGGAAGGACTCTTTGATGAGAACTTCAAAAAAGAAGATCTGAAACTCTTGTCCGTGGGAACTACTTCGCCGGATCAGATTCAGCCTTCACATGCATCTATGGTACACGGTGAGCTTAATATTGGGAGATCTATCGAAATAAATACCGCAACAGGACTTTGTAACTCTGGGATGAATGCCTTGAACTACGGTTTTCTTTCCATAAAAGCGGGAGTGCAGGAAACTGCCGTGTGTGCTGGTTCTGAAAAAATGTCTTCTTGGATGACTGCCGATAAATTTGATCATGAAGCAGAAAATCTAAAACTTTTAGAAGAAAGACCAATTATTGCTTTCAAAAGAGAATTCCTTAGATGGATGCTTTCGGACGGTGCCGGTGCATTTTTATTGCAAAACAAGCCAAGAGAAAACGAAATTTCGTTAAAAATCGATTGGATAGACTTCTATTCTTACGCTCACGAAATCGAAGCTTGTATGTATTCCGGTTGTGAAAAGCAGGAAGACGGAAGCTTGAAATCTTGGGCAGATTACCCATCAGACGAATGGCTGAAGCAATCTATTTTTGCTTTAAAACAAGATACTAAAATTCTTGATAAATATATTTTGGTGAAAGGTGCAGAAAGTTTAAGAGCATCTTTTGACAAACACCAGCTTGATCCGGAATCTGTAGATCACGTTTTGGCGCATATTTCTTCAGGTTATTTCAAAGAAGGTTTAAAAGAAGAATTTGCAAACGTAGGATTAGATTTCCCTTGGGAAAAATGGTTCTATAATCTTTCAGAAATTGGAAATATTGGTGCAGGATCTATTTTCGTTGCCGTAGAACAATTGATGAATTCAGGGAAATTGAAAAAAGGTGAAAAAATCCTTTTATGTGTACCTGAAAGCGGAAGATTTGCCTATTCTTGTTCGTTACTAACTGTTGTATAA
- a CDS encoding EpsG family protein, with protein sequence MSLLHPYYIIALIFLVIFSFQEVYGQKVEKKWLWFLGGYLIVLAGLRNQVGPDYGSYIGIYNYSDTKDYVSIILKALYLDGPQPVELEWLFVLINKVLLNVFNAPFYMLTLVIAMITIILKIEYIDDNTFYPFTFILFMFIPGFFIGESGQIRQCLGSFIVYYGIRYIKQERLFMYLLCIYLGAGIHNVCYVFLPMYWVARIPLNKFWMLIFIIASIFASPFEVYRIFGDFISGIASDNMLVEGFNGYVDETSERLNGGIGIPEGLMAILTFFLFFFDTPMKEKYPYYEYHRNYAVIGICFYFIFRNNPVFSSRLAGAFIGFSYIIIPNAMYVVSLGQKKIIHTFIIALFVFNFIVFASFRNIVNGNFTIDRYHNYLLP encoded by the coding sequence ATGAGTTTACTGCATCCATATTATATCATAGCTCTTATCTTCTTGGTTATTTTCAGTTTCCAGGAGGTTTACGGGCAGAAAGTTGAAAAAAAATGGCTGTGGTTTTTAGGAGGGTATTTAATTGTTCTTGCAGGTTTGCGTAATCAGGTAGGCCCAGATTATGGAAGTTATATCGGGATTTACAATTATTCTGATACAAAAGATTATGTAAGTATTATTCTAAAAGCCCTCTATCTCGATGGTCCGCAGCCGGTAGAGCTCGAGTGGTTATTTGTTTTGATTAATAAGGTCTTGCTCAATGTCTTCAATGCTCCGTTTTATATGTTGACGTTGGTGATTGCGATGATTACTATCATTCTCAAAATAGAGTATATTGATGATAACACCTTTTATCCCTTTACCTTTATTCTGTTCATGTTTATTCCCGGATTTTTTATTGGGGAAAGTGGGCAGATCAGACAATGTTTGGGGTCTTTTATTGTGTATTACGGAATAAGATATATCAAACAGGAAAGGCTTTTCATGTACTTGCTATGTATTTATCTGGGTGCGGGTATCCATAATGTTTGTTATGTGTTTTTACCGATGTATTGGGTGGCACGTATTCCTCTGAATAAATTTTGGATGTTAATTTTTATTATCGCCTCCATTTTTGCGTCTCCGTTTGAAGTGTATAGGATTTTTGGAGATTTCATCAGTGGCATCGCCAGCGATAATATGCTTGTAGAAGGTTTTAACGGATATGTTGATGAGACATCTGAGCGTTTGAATGGAGGAATTGGTATTCCCGAAGGATTGATGGCGATTCTGACGTTTTTCCTGTTCTTTTTTGATACTCCAATGAAGGAGAAGTATCCTTACTACGAGTATCATAGGAATTATGCAGTAATCGGAATTTGTTTTTACTTTATTTTCAGAAACAACCCTGTTTTTTCTTCGAGATTGGCGGGTGCATTTATCGGATTTTCTTATATCATTATACCTAATGCCATGTACGTGGTTTCTTTGGGACAGAAAAAAATAATTCATACATTCATTATTGCTTTGTTTGTGTTTAACTTTATTGTCTTTGCAAGTTTCAGAAATATTGTGAACGGTAACTTTACCATCGACCGCTACCACAACTACTTATTGCCGTAA
- a CDS encoding dialkylrecorsinol condensing enzyme DarA: MQKNVLVLYYTQTGQLEDIMKNIAQPFEDKKDEYLVTYYNIQLKEDFPFPWPSDVFFNTFPESYLQIPSDILPPPENVLNKKYDLILFGYQVWYLTPSIPIISFLKSSYAEGLLKDTPIVTVSATRNMWMLSQEKLKVYLKNLNAKLIGNIALVDRHDNYTSVLTILRWLTTGQKEKSGMLPAAGVSDEEINGAGKYGKIIENHFENNDFTNLQPDLVKNGAVEIRPFLVRVEKVGNKIFTIWSNLIIKKKEKRPLLIKFFKVYLMAAIWIISPIVLIFHLLLAPVLWSKRQKQKKYLQGINLK; encoded by the coding sequence ATGCAGAAAAACGTACTTGTTCTCTATTATACACAGACGGGTCAGCTGGAGGATATTATGAAAAATATTGCCCAGCCGTTTGAGGATAAGAAAGACGAATATCTTGTCACCTATTACAACATTCAGCTCAAAGAAGACTTCCCCTTTCCCTGGCCGAGTGATGTTTTTTTTAATACTTTTCCGGAATCTTATTTGCAGATTCCAAGCGACATCCTTCCGCCACCGGAAAATGTGCTGAATAAAAAATATGACCTTATTCTTTTCGGATATCAGGTTTGGTACCTGACGCCTTCTATTCCTATTATTTCATTTTTGAAAAGTAGTTATGCAGAAGGTTTATTAAAAGACACTCCCATCGTTACCGTTTCTGCAACCAGAAATATGTGGATGCTTTCTCAAGAAAAATTAAAAGTTTATTTAAAAAATCTAAATGCCAAACTGATCGGAAATATCGCTTTGGTAGACAGACACGACAATTACACCAGTGTTTTGACTATTCTTCGCTGGCTGACAACGGGACAAAAAGAAAAATCGGGAATGCTTCCGGCAGCCGGAGTTTCAGATGAAGAAATCAACGGAGCCGGAAAATATGGGAAGATCATCGAAAATCACTTTGAGAACAATGATTTCACCAATCTACAGCCCGACTTAGTAAAAAACGGAGCTGTTGAAATAAGACCCTTCCTGGTGCGTGTAGAGAAAGTAGGAAACAAAATCTTTACCATATGGAGTAATCTGATTATCAAGAAAAAAGAAAAACGACCTTTGCTGATAAAATTCTTTAAGGTATATTTGATGGCAGCAATTTGGATAATTTCACCAATTGTTTTGATTTTTCATTTATTATTAGCGCCTGTTTTATGGTCTAAAAGACAAAAGCAGAAAAAATATTTACAAGGAATTAATTTAAAATAG